One genomic segment of Accipiter gentilis chromosome 29, bAccGen1.1, whole genome shotgun sequence includes these proteins:
- the SLC2A8 gene encoding solute carrier family 2, facilitated glucose transporter member 8 isoform X2, with the protein MLCSIPYIFGYIVIISAQNVWMLYFGRTLTGLASGITSLVVPVYISEISHPKVRGMLGSCVQLMVVTGILGAYIAGVTLKWRWLAVLCSSPSCIMLLFMSFMPETPRFLLNQSKRSEAIASLRFLRGPHVDHEWECRQIEAGVQEEGLNLSEFKNPSIYRPLLIGVALMFFQQVTGINAVMFYAETIFEDANFKDSRMASVVVGSIQVCFTAVAALTIDKTGRKVLLYVSGIIMALSTALFGLYFKIVLSNRNNSSNPDTWFTLNSASPGTESGISWLAVASLGLFVAGFALGWGPIPWLLISEIFPLKARGILSGACVLTNWVIAFLVTKEFHDFIGFLTSSGTFWLFSAFCCLNVTFTAFYVPETKGRTLEQIEAYFRS; encoded by the exons ATGCTGTGCTCAATACCATACATTTTTGGATATATAGTTATTATATCTGCTCAGAATGTTTGGATGCTTTATTTTGGACGAACGCTGACAGGCTTAGCCAGTGGAATTACTTCGCTTGTCGTTCCA GTGTATATATCTGAAATATCACATCCTAAAGTCCGTGGTATGCTTGGCTCTTGTGTTCAGTTGATGGTGGTGACTGGCATACTGGGAGCCTACATTGCAG GAGTAACACTAAAATGGCGCTGGCTAGCAGTGTTGTGTTCTTCTCCATCCTGCATAATGCTGTTGTTCATGTCCTTCATGCCTGAAACACCAAGATTTCTGCTGAATCAGAGCAAACGCTCAGAAGCCATAGCCTCTTTGCGCTTTCTGCGGGGACCACATGTGGACCATGAATGGGAATGTAGGCAGATTGAAGCTGGTGTTCAGGAAGAG GGACTGAATCTCTCTGAATTTAAGAACCCCTCAATCTACAGGCCACTTCTTATTGGTGTGGCTCTCATGTTCTTCCAGCAAGTAACAGGCATTAATGCAGTTATGTTTTATGCAGAAACTATCTTTGAAGATGCAAACTTCAAG GACAGCAGAATGGCTTCTGTTGTTGTGGGTTCCATACAAGTATGTTTCACTGCTGTGGCTGCACTTACCATAGATAAAACTGGACGAAAAGTGCTGCTTTACGTATCTG GGATAATCATGGCGCTCAGTACTGCATTGTTTGGGCTTTACTTTAAAATCGTCCTTTCAAATCGAAACAACTCATCAAATCCTGATACATGGTTCACTCTAAATTCAGCATCCCCAGGAACAGAAAGCGGCATATCCTGGCTTGCAGTAGCAAGCCTAGGGCTCTTCGTTGCTG GTTTTGCCCTTGGTTGGGGTCCCATTCCATGGCTGCTGATATCCGAAATCTTCCCACTTAAAGCTAGAGGCATATTGAGTGGTGCTTGTGTGTTAACAAACTGGGTTATAGCCTTCTTGGTAACCAAAGAATTTCATGATTTTATA GGTTTCTTAACATCCTCTGGCACGTTCTGGCTCTTCTCTGCATTCTGCTGCCTCAATGTAACTTTTACAGCCTTTTATGTTCCTGAAACAAAAGGACGGACCCTGGAACAAATTGAGGCCTACTTCAGATCTTAA
- the SLC2A8 gene encoding solute carrier family 2, facilitated glucose transporter member 8 isoform X1 — MAAEESRCLLGHAASDSCPRVQNKKLYLATFAAVLGPLSFGFVLGYSSPVIPELRKISDPKLRMDSSQASWFGSVVTLGAAAGGILGGYLVDKVGRKLSLMLCSIPYIFGYIVIISAQNVWMLYFGRTLTGLASGITSLVVPVYISEISHPKVRGMLGSCVQLMVVTGILGAYIAGVTLKWRWLAVLCSSPSCIMLLFMSFMPETPRFLLNQSKRSEAIASLRFLRGPHVDHEWECRQIEAGVQEEGLNLSEFKNPSIYRPLLIGVALMFFQQVTGINAVMFYAETIFEDANFKDSRMASVVVGSIQVCFTAVAALTIDKTGRKVLLYVSGIIMALSTALFGLYFKIVLSNRNNSSNPDTWFTLNSASPGTESGISWLAVASLGLFVAGFALGWGPIPWLLISEIFPLKARGILSGACVLTNWVIAFLVTKEFHDFIGFLTSSGTFWLFSAFCCLNVTFTAFYVPETKGRTLEQIEAYFRS, encoded by the exons ATGGCTGCAGAGGAGTCTCGCTGCCTGCTGGGCCACGCCGCTTCGGACTCTTGCCCCAG GGTGCAGAACAAGAAGCTGTACCTGGCCACGTTCGCTGCTGTCCTGGGACCCCTGAGCTTTGGCTTCGTGCTAGGCTATAGCTCACCTGTTATTCCAGAACTGAGGAAGATCAGCGATCCTAAATTAAGAATGGACAGCAGTCAAGCCTCCTGGTTTGGG TCAGTAGTAACATTAGGAGCTGCTGCCGGAGGAATACTAGGAGGCTATCTTGTGGATAAAGTTGGGAGAAAGCTGAGTCTAATGCTGTGCTCAATACCATACATTTTTGGATATATAGTTATTATATCTGCTCAGAATGTTTGGATGCTTTATTTTGGACGAACGCTGACAGGCTTAGCCAGTGGAATTACTTCGCTTGTCGTTCCA GTGTATATATCTGAAATATCACATCCTAAAGTCCGTGGTATGCTTGGCTCTTGTGTTCAGTTGATGGTGGTGACTGGCATACTGGGAGCCTACATTGCAG GAGTAACACTAAAATGGCGCTGGCTAGCAGTGTTGTGTTCTTCTCCATCCTGCATAATGCTGTTGTTCATGTCCTTCATGCCTGAAACACCAAGATTTCTGCTGAATCAGAGCAAACGCTCAGAAGCCATAGCCTCTTTGCGCTTTCTGCGGGGACCACATGTGGACCATGAATGGGAATGTAGGCAGATTGAAGCTGGTGTTCAGGAAGAG GGACTGAATCTCTCTGAATTTAAGAACCCCTCAATCTACAGGCCACTTCTTATTGGTGTGGCTCTCATGTTCTTCCAGCAAGTAACAGGCATTAATGCAGTTATGTTTTATGCAGAAACTATCTTTGAAGATGCAAACTTCAAG GACAGCAGAATGGCTTCTGTTGTTGTGGGTTCCATACAAGTATGTTTCACTGCTGTGGCTGCACTTACCATAGATAAAACTGGACGAAAAGTGCTGCTTTACGTATCTG GGATAATCATGGCGCTCAGTACTGCATTGTTTGGGCTTTACTTTAAAATCGTCCTTTCAAATCGAAACAACTCATCAAATCCTGATACATGGTTCACTCTAAATTCAGCATCCCCAGGAACAGAAAGCGGCATATCCTGGCTTGCAGTAGCAAGCCTAGGGCTCTTCGTTGCTG GTTTTGCCCTTGGTTGGGGTCCCATTCCATGGCTGCTGATATCCGAAATCTTCCCACTTAAAGCTAGAGGCATATTGAGTGGTGCTTGTGTGTTAACAAACTGGGTTATAGCCTTCTTGGTAACCAAAGAATTTCATGATTTTATA GGTTTCTTAACATCCTCTGGCACGTTCTGGCTCTTCTCTGCATTCTGCTGCCTCAATGTAACTTTTACAGCCTTTTATGTTCCTGAAACAAAAGGACGGACCCTGGAACAAATTGAGGCCTACTTCAGATCTTAA
- the FBXW2 gene encoding F-box/WD repeat-containing protein 2 isoform X2 — MKQLKDHEAFETSSLIGHSARVYALYYKDGLLCTGSDDLSAKLWDVSTGQCIYGIQTHTCAAVKFDEQKLVTGSFDNTVACWEWSSGAKTQHFRGHTGAVFSVDYNDELDILVSGSADFTVKVWALSTGTCLNTLTGHTEWVTKVVLQKCKVKSLMHSPGDYILLSADKYEIKIWPIGREINCKCLKTLSVSEDRSISLQPRLHFDGKYIVCSSALGLYQWDFASYDILRVIKPPDFSNVSLLGFGEIFALLFDNRYLYIMDLRTEKLISRWPLPEYRKSKRGSSFLAGEMSWLNGLNGQNDMGLVFATSMPDHSIHLVLWKEHG, encoded by the exons ATGAAGCAACTGAAGGACCACGAAGCCTTTGAGACATCCTCTTTAATTGGACACAGTGCCAGAGTATATGCACTTTACTATAAAGATGGACTTCTGTGTACAG GATCAGATGACTTGTCTGCAAAACTGTGGGATGTAAGCACAGGTCAGTGCATATATGGTATCCAGACACACACTTGTGCTGCAGTGAAGTTTGATGAACAAAAGCTTGTAACAGGATCTTTTGATAACACAGTAGCCTGTTGGGAATGGAGCTCTGGGGCAAAGACACAGCATTTTAGAGGACATACTGGTGCAG TTTTTAGTGTGGATTACAATGATGAACTTGATATTCTGGTCAGTGgctctgcagacttcactgtgaAAGTATGGGCCTTATCAACAGGAACGTGCCTGAATACCCTTACTGGACACACAGAATGGGTCACTAAG GTAGTTTTGCAGAAGTGCAAAGTCAAGTCTCTTATGCATAGTCCTGGGGATTATATTCTTCTAAGTGCAGATAAGTATGAAATCAAG ATTTGGCCTATTGGAAGGGAAATAAACTGCAAGTGCTTAAAAACACTGTCCGTTTCTGAAGATCGCAGCATCTCCCTACAGCCCAGACTGCACTTTGATGGTAAATACATAGTGTGCAGTTCAGCCCTAGGATTATACCAGTGGGACTTTGCCAGCTATGATATTCTCAG GGTTATCAAACCTCCTGACTTCTCAAATGTGTCTTTGCTGGGCTTTGGAGAGATATTTGCTCTACTGTTTGATAACAGATACCTGTATATAATGGACTTGAGGACAGAAAAACTGATAAGCCGCTGGCCTCTTCCAGAGTATAGGAAGTCAAAGAGAGGCTCAAGCTTTTTGGCTGGTGAAATGTCTTGGTTAAATGGACTAAATGGCCAAAATGATATGGGCTTGGTTTTTGCCACCAGTATGCCGGACCATAGTATCCATTTGGTGTTATGGAAAGAACATGGCTGA
- the FBXW2 gene encoding F-box/WD repeat-containing protein 2 isoform X1: protein MEKKDFEAWLDNISITFLSLTDLQKNETLDHLISLSGAVQLRHLSNNLEILLKRDFLKLLPLELSFYLLKWLDPQTLLTCCLVSKQWNKVISACTEVWQTACKNLGWQIDDSVQDPLHWKKVYLKAILRMKQLKDHEAFETSSLIGHSARVYALYYKDGLLCTGSDDLSAKLWDVSTGQCIYGIQTHTCAAVKFDEQKLVTGSFDNTVACWEWSSGAKTQHFRGHTGAVFSVDYNDELDILVSGSADFTVKVWALSTGTCLNTLTGHTEWVTKVVLQKCKVKSLMHSPGDYILLSADKYEIKIWPIGREINCKCLKTLSVSEDRSISLQPRLHFDGKYIVCSSALGLYQWDFASYDILRVIKPPDFSNVSLLGFGEIFALLFDNRYLYIMDLRTEKLISRWPLPEYRKSKRGSSFLAGEMSWLNGLNGQNDMGLVFATSMPDHSIHLVLWKEHG from the exons ATGGAGAAAAAGGACTTTGAAGCATGGCTTGATAACATTTCtattacatttctttctctgaCGGACTTGCAGAAAAATGAAACTCTGGATCACCTGATTAGCTTGAGTGGAGCAGTCCAGCTCAGGCACCTCTCCAATAATCTAGAGATTCTCCTCAAGAGGGACTTCCTCAAACTTCTTCCATTGGAACTTAGTTTTTATCTGTTAAAATGGCTTGATCCTCAGACCTTACTCACATGTTGCCTCGTCTCTAAGCAGTGGAATAAGGTTATAAGTGCCTGTACAGAGGTGTGGCAGACTGCATGTAAGAATTTGGGTTGGCAAATAGATGACTCTGTTCAGGATCCTCTACATTGGAAGAAGGTTTACCTAAAGGCTATTCTAAGGATGAAGCAACTGAAGGACCACGAAGCCTTTGAGACATCCTCTTTAATTGGACACAGTGCCAGAGTATATGCACTTTACTATAAAGATGGACTTCTGTGTACAG GATCAGATGACTTGTCTGCAAAACTGTGGGATGTAAGCACAGGTCAGTGCATATATGGTATCCAGACACACACTTGTGCTGCAGTGAAGTTTGATGAACAAAAGCTTGTAACAGGATCTTTTGATAACACAGTAGCCTGTTGGGAATGGAGCTCTGGGGCAAAGACACAGCATTTTAGAGGACATACTGGTGCAG TTTTTAGTGTGGATTACAATGATGAACTTGATATTCTGGTCAGTGgctctgcagacttcactgtgaAAGTATGGGCCTTATCAACAGGAACGTGCCTGAATACCCTTACTGGACACACAGAATGGGTCACTAAG GTAGTTTTGCAGAAGTGCAAAGTCAAGTCTCTTATGCATAGTCCTGGGGATTATATTCTTCTAAGTGCAGATAAGTATGAAATCAAG ATTTGGCCTATTGGAAGGGAAATAAACTGCAAGTGCTTAAAAACACTGTCCGTTTCTGAAGATCGCAGCATCTCCCTACAGCCCAGACTGCACTTTGATGGTAAATACATAGTGTGCAGTTCAGCCCTAGGATTATACCAGTGGGACTTTGCCAGCTATGATATTCTCAG GGTTATCAAACCTCCTGACTTCTCAAATGTGTCTTTGCTGGGCTTTGGAGAGATATTTGCTCTACTGTTTGATAACAGATACCTGTATATAATGGACTTGAGGACAGAAAAACTGATAAGCCGCTGGCCTCTTCCAGAGTATAGGAAGTCAAAGAGAGGCTCAAGCTTTTTGGCTGGTGAAATGTCTTGGTTAAATGGACTAAATGGCCAAAATGATATGGGCTTGGTTTTTGCCACCAGTATGCCGGACCATAGTATCCATTTGGTGTTATGGAAAGAACATGGCTGA